The following are from one region of the Magallana gigas chromosome 6, xbMagGiga1.1, whole genome shotgun sequence genome:
- the LOC136269699 gene encoding glycine receptor subunit beta-type 4-like, translating into MTFLVFSLDLITSSGAVILPPWEVPDNGDKETKVTMSLYVTQFRSVLFDAEMTFDIHQSWTDPRFKNTSRNPNDYNIYRAEEFENIWRPDTYIANEMPNGVFETTPTDNIYAYFNGSLFLTTRHSIIFHCDVKLFALPIKDETCSLYFKSASYVSKNLKLTWEQVNPVLYSQNMETYAVKIHKTEPKRCPLEKDGPCVHLLLHVQRTYQVMIVQVYLPSTCIVVITWLGFWIHHTEVSSRTRISTISLTAIVTESVAVLIINPDQVHMAAIEAWNSGCMVLITLAFLEFVIVHNYHRREIRTNSVPKSIQTKKGTSSRPINISANFKANNKKNRTKPNLSKERIYIVEMEAGANKTRENRKTRRITPETIDKISSVIYILLFVLFNVYYWSFFLTEADKQ; encoded by the exons ACAATGGCGACAAAGAAACAAAAGTGACCATGTCCTTGTATGTTACACAGTTTAGAAGTGTATTgttt gaTGCAGAGATGACATTTGACATTCATCAGTCGTGGACTGATCCAAGATTTAAAAACACATCAAGGAACCCAAACGACTATAATATATACAGAGCGGAGGAATTTGAGAATATATGGCGACCCGACACCTACATCGCTAACGAAATGCCAAACGGCGTGTTTGAGACCACGCCCACTGACAATATCTACGCCTATTTCAATGGAAGCCTGTTCTTGACAACTCG CCACTCGATAATTTTCCATTGTGACGTGAAGTTGTTTGCATTACCAATCAAAGATGAGACGTGTTCCTTGTATTTCAAAAGCG CATCATATGTGTCCAAGAATTTGAAACTTACCTGGGAACAAGTAAACCCAGTTTTATATTCCCAAAACATGGAAACGTATGCTGTCAAAATTCATAAGACGGAACCCAAGCGTTGTCCTTTAG AAAAAGATGGACCATGTGTCCACCTTCTGTTGCACGTCCAGAGGACCTATCAAGTGATGATCGTACAGGTATATCTACCAAGCACCTGTATTGTTGTGATCACGTGGTTGGGGTTTTGGATTCACCACACAGAAGTATCGAGTCGAACTCGTATTTCGACCATTTCATTGACTGCAATAGTCACAGAGAGCGTCGCTGTTCTCATTATTAACCCGGACCAAGTTCACATGGCCGCCATTGAAGCATGGAATTCTGGGTGTATGGTTCTCATTACTCTGGCATTTTTGGAGTTTGTCATTGTTCACAACTATCACAGAAGAGAGATTAGGACTAATTCTGTTCCTAAATCTATACAAACAAAAAAG GGTACTTCATCTCGGCCAATTAACATCTCTGCCAACTTTAAAGCCAACAACAAGAAAAATAGAACCAAACCTAACTTATCCAAAGAACGGATTTATATAGTTGAGATGGAAGCTGGTGCAAACAAAACTCGTGAGAATCGAAAAACCCGTCGTATAACTCCAGAAACTATCGACAAAATATCATCTGtgatatacattttattatttgtgttaTTCAATGTTTATTACTGGTCATTTTTCTTAACTGAAGCGGACAAGCAATAA
- the LOC105322963 gene encoding solute carrier family 12 member 1 produces the protein MSENIAKEETADRDASSMDGDSCEDVRIEITPPEGEEERGPTRKLVVFPIKEKRVSYAGLSSLDNISEDGSTTSSRHDRSRKTSMFSNQLTQQQQRKLSCDPFLLVNQRKYSDILAPTRKFSGVNIPPPLVIPSRKVSIEPLNLPGVAKKYSVISIGSDFDDQDTFETLPHADHYRRDLYEVVGELRQRPTLDELRDDERKSEPRTPLTPNKLFEDELEDTQAPPPIPKKEPSEANKFGWILGVLVRCLLNIFGVMLFLRLTWITGQAGIGLTSVIILLSSVVTTITTVSMSAICTNGEVKGGGAYYMISRSLGPEFGGSIGVVFSLANAIGAAMYIVGFAETVQALMFEHGAVITGHALNDVRIIGTATSVLLIAVVIIGMDWEAKAQIGLLVILTIAIINYFVGTFIPASAEKQWKGIVGYNADVFVTNFGPDFRQGESFFSVFAIFFPAATGILAGANISGDLKDPQMAIPKGTILAIIITTIVYLAIAWTSGAGVVREAVGAQVLDFLFDPSTNTTLQPTLELIQDCQRFNMTCKGGLLPDKGAIGIASAFEPLILAGIFSATLSSALASMVGAPKVFQALGKDKLFPFLKFFAKGYGKGDEPRRGYILTFFICVAMVCIGELDLIAPIISNFFLMAYALINYSCFDASLADSPGFRPSFKYYNMWISFVGALLCIAVMFLINWWAALITFVVVGSLYLYVRTKKPDVNWGSSTQAHVYKEALQRTLRLVKIEEHVKNFRPQILVLSGYPRNRPALIDFASSITKKQSLLITGHVFTGEMSDHVKNLRSHGAYKWFESRKIKAFYNAVVTPTLRIGTQVLLQALGIGKLRPNTLFLGYKSNWRKSEPEDLEDYFNIIEDAFDLKYGVGILRIPEGLDINKIPDESETNDDDDDDSDREEHYDDSDEEEDENGDKTKQHGSSHPDERKVSGGSYNFREASKGAVGPIKLKRLNTVEEGTENPAFDSDAPNGNTKGVRPKLRTMLSSMSTATLSSRFQEVQYGTIDVWWLFDDGGLTLLIPYILSKRKIWKNCKLRIFCAGTKKGNQYQDEVRMSSLLTKFRIEYSQLTVIPDMWKKPTLTMYKDFESLIHQHRLRPHESPDDYPWKISDADLLANKQKIYRNIKLKEQLLIHSPDASLIVLTLPVPKREACPAALFMAWLEMISSGMPPLLFLRGNQENVLTYYS, from the exons ATGAGCGAAAACATCGCAAAGGAAGAGACTGCAGACAGGGACGCCTCTTCGATGGATGGTGACTCCTGCGAAGATGTGAGGATAGAAATCACCCCGCCTGAAGGAGAGGAAGAAAGAGGACCGACACGTAAACTGGTCGTGTTCCCAATAAAGGAAAAGAGGGTGTCGTATGCTGGACTATCGTCGCTGGACAACATCTCGGAGGACGGGTCGACCACTTCCTCCCGGCACGACCGGAGCCGGAAGACGTCCATGTTCTCCAATCAGCTGACCCAACAGCAGCAGCGAAAGCTTTCTTGTGACCCGTTCCTGCTTGTGAATCAGAGGAAATATTCGGATATTTTAGCACCTACCAGAAAGTTTTCTGGCGTGAACATTCCCCCACCCCTTGTTATACCCAGTCGGAAGGTTTCCATCGAACCGCTTAATTTACCGGGAGTAGCAAAGAAGTATTCAGTGATCTCAATAGGGTCGGACTTTGATGACCAAGATACGTTCGAAACCCTTCCCCATGCGGATCATTACCGACGTGATCTCTATGAAGTGGTCGGGGAGTTACGTCAGAGACCGACGTTGGACGAGCTTCGTGACGATGAAAGG AAATCAGAGCCCCGCACACCCCTTACCCCGAACAAGCTGTTCGAAGACGAGCTAGAAGATACACAAGCCCCACCCCCGATCCCGAAGAAGGAACCCAGCGAAGCTAACAAATTTGGATGGATACTGGGTGTACTG GTACGATGCTTGCTAAACATCTTCGGGGTGATGTTGTTCCTGCGCCTGACGTGGATTACGGGGCAGGCTGGGATAGGCCTAACCTCTGTCATCATTCTGCTGTCCTCTGTCGTTACCACCATAACAACCGTCTCCATGTCCGCTATCTGTACCAACGGAGAAGTCAAAGGAG GTGGTGCTTATTACATGATATCCAGGAGTCTGGGACCGGAGTTTGGTGGTTCTATAGGGGTGGTATTCTCTCTCGCTAATGCCATTGGAGCCGCTATGTACATTGTCGGTTTTGCAGAAACTGTTCAAGCTCTAATGTTC GAGCACGGGGCAGTGATCACTGGGCACGCTCTGAACGACGTACGCATCATTGGGACCGCCACCAGCGTTCTTCTGATCGCTGTTGTCATCATCGGCATGGACTGGGAGGCCAAG GCGCAGATTGGATTGCTTGTGATATTGACGATCGCCatcataaattattttgttggAACCTTCATACCAGCATCAGCCGAAAAACAGTGGAAAGGAATTGTGGGATATAATG CCGATGTCTTCGTTACCAACTTTGGTCCGGATTTTAGACAAGGGGAGTCATTCTTTTCCGTCTTTGCCATATTTTTCCCTGCAGCCACCGGTATTTTAGCTGGGGCCAATATTTCTGGCGATCTTAAG GATCCACAAATGGCCATACCGAAGGGGACAATCCTGGCCATCATTATCACAACGATAGTGTACCTCGCCATAGCATGGACCAGCGGCGCAGGCGTGGTCCGAGAGGCTGTGGGGGCCCAAGTCCTGGATTTTCTCTTTGATCCATCCACGAATACAACCCTGCAGCCAACACTGGAACTCATACAGGACTGTCAGAGATTCAACATGACGTGTAAAGGGGGACTGTTGCCTGACAAGGGG GCTATTGGAATCGCCTCAGCATTCGAACCTCTTATTTTGGCGGGTATTTTCTCGGCAACGCTGTCCTCAGCTCTTGCCAGCATGGTCGGGGCTCCAAAAGTTTTCCAG gCTCTCGGTAAAGACAAGCTCTTCCCTTTTCTGAAATTCTTCGCCAAGGGATATGGTAAAGGCGATGAACCAAGACGGGGGTATATTCTGACCTTCTTTATCTGTGTGGCTATGGTGTGTATTG GCGAATTGGATTTGATTGCACCaattatttccaatttcttcTTGATGGCCTATGCTCTCATCAACTATTCCTGTTTTGACGCTTCACTCGCGGACTCCCCAGGATTCAGACCCAGTTTTAAGTATTACAATATGTGGATCAGTTTTGTTGGAGCTCTTCTGTGTATCGCAgtcatgtttttgataaacTGGTGGGCGGCCCTCATAACGTTTGTTGTCGTGGGATCTCTCTATCTTTACGTCCGAACCAAAAAACCTg acGTGAATTGGGGATCGTCAACACAAGCCCACGTCTATAAGGAGGCACTCCAACGCACCCTGCGTCTTGTTAAGATAGAGGAGCACGTGAAGAATTTCag ACCCCAAATCCTGGTTTTGTCCGGATACCCACGAAACAGACCTGCCCTGATAGACTTTGCTTCCAGCATCACAAAGAAACAAAGCCTTCTCATAACAGGTCACGTGTTCACA GGTGAGATGTCTGATCATGTGAAGAACCTACGATCTCACGGCGCATACAAGTGGTTTGAGAGCCGAAAAATCAAGGCGTTTTATAATGCAGTAGTTACGCCAACTCTTCGAATTGGAACTCAAGTGCTTCTCCAG GCTCTTGGTATCGGCAAACTCCGACCCAATACACTGTTCTTGGGTTACAAGTCGAACTGGCGGAAGTCCGAACCCGAGGATTTAGAAGACTATTTCAATATCATTGA AGATGCGTTCGATTTGAAATACGGGGTGGGTATTCTGAGAATTCCGGAAGGACTGGATATTAACAAGATTCCCGACGAAAGCGAGACAAatgatgatgacgacgacgatTCCGACAGAGAAGAACATTATGATGACTCGGACGAGGAGGAAG atgAAAATGGTGATAAAACAAAGCAGCATGGGTCTTCTCATCCAGATGAGAGAAAAGTATCCGGGGGATCATACAA CTTTAGAGAAGCCTCCAAAGGCGCGGTAGGACCGATAAAACTAAAACGCTTAAATACAGTGGAAGAGGGGACTGAAAACCCAGCGTTTGACTCAGACGCCCCCAACGGCAACACGAAGGGGGTCAGGCCAAAACTCAGAACCATGCTGTCTTCAATGTCCACGGCGACATTGTCCTCCAGATTCCAGGAGGTCCAATATGGCACCATTGATGTTTGGTGGCTCTTCGATGATGGAG GTCTGACGCTTTTGATACCTTACATTTTGTCAAAGAGAAAAATTTGGAAGAACTGTAAATTACGGATATTTTGTGCCGGCACAAAGAAAGGAAACCAGTACCAGGATGAAGTTAG AATGTCATCTTTACTCACCAAGTTCCGAATAGAATACTCTCAGCTGACTGTTATTCCAGACATGTGGAAAAAGCCAACCCTTACAAT GTACAAAGATTTCGAGAGTCTGATACACCAGCACCGTCTGAGACCCCACGAGTCCCCGGATGATTATCCCTGGAAGATCTCAGATGCAGATCTCCTCGCAAACAAACAGAAG ATTTACAGAAACATCAAGCTAAAGGAACAACTTTTGATTCATTCTCCGGATGCGTCACTCATTGTCTT aACACTTCCGGTACCAAAGCGAGAAGCGTGTCCAGCAGCGCTATTCATGGCGTGGTTAGAAATGATATCAAGTGGAATGCCACCATTACTGTTCCTGAGAGGAAATCAAGAAAATGTGCTTACCTATTACTCTTAA
- the LOC105322953 gene encoding glutamate-gated chloride channel alpha: MFSLVQLLQFTEASRMVSTRYMYISVMTFAVLYQELIKGSGAVIPPPWEVADNVGNETTVTVSLFVSQFRSVMFDAEMTFDIHQSWTDPRFKNTSRNPNDYNIYKAEEFENIWRPDTYIANEMPNGVFETTPTDNIYAYFNGSLFLTTRHSIIFHCDVKLFALPIKDETCSLYFKSASYLSKNLKLIWKQVNPVLYSQNMETYAVKIHKTESKLCPLEDNVPCVHMVLHVQRKHQVMIVQVYLPSTCIVVITWLGFWIHHTEVSGRTRISTISLTAIVAESVAVLIINPDQVHIAAIEAWNSGCMILITLAFLEFVIVHNYHRRRMVNDPIVQPMQTTQGNSSETKNVSTHIKAKNLPRKKILSKSKVSPERFHVVEMGSDANEVHRNPKNVNITPETIDRISSLIYAVLFLLFNVYYWSFFLTEADKK; this comes from the exons atgttttctttggttcAGTTACTTCAATTTACAGAAGCGAGCAGAATG GTTTCCAcgcggtacatgtacatttctgtAATGACTTTCGCCGTGCTGTATCAGGAACTGATCAAAGGTTCTGGAGCAGTAATACCACCGCCATGGGAAGTAGCAG ACAATGTCGGCAATGAAACAACAGTGACAGTGTCTTTGTTTGTTTCACAATTTAGAAGTGTAATGTTT GACGCAGAGATGACATTTGACATCCATCAGTCGTGGACGGATCCAAGATTTAAAAACACCTCACGGAACCCGAACGATTATAACATATACAAAGCGGAAGAATTTGAGAATATTTGGCGACCCGACACCTACATCGCTAACGAAATGCCAAACGGCGTGTTTGAAACCACGCCCACTGACAATATCTACGCCTATTTCAATGGAAGCCTGTTCTTGACAACTCG CCACTCTATAATTTTCCATTGTGACGTGAAGTTGTTTGCATTACCAATAAAAGACGAGACGTGCTCCTTGTATTTCAAAAGTG CATCCTATTTGTCCAAGAATTTGAAACTGATTTGGAAACAAGTAAATCCTGTCCTGTATTCCCAAAACATGGAAACTTATGCAGTCAAAATTCACAAAACGGAATCCAAACTGTGTCCTCTAG AGGATAACGTCCCATGTGTGCACATGGTTTTACACGTCCAGAGAAAGCATCAAGTGATGATAGTTCAGGTATACCTACCTAGCACCTGTATTGTTGTGATCACGTGGTTGGGGTTTTGGATTCACCACACAGAGGTTTCAGGGAGAACTCGTATCTCGACCATATCATTGACTGCTATAGTTGCAGAAAGCGTAGCTGTTCTAATAATTAATCCAGATCAAGTCCACATTGCCGCCATAGAAGCTTGGAATTCTGGGTGTATGATTCTAATTACTCTCGCTTTTCTTGAGTTTGTCATCGTTCACAATTATCATAGACGGAGAATGGTGAATGACCCTATAGTTCAACCCATGCAGACAACACAG gGTAACTCCTCGGAAACAAAAAATGTCTCAACCCatataaaagcaaaaaattTACCAAGGAAGAAAATTCTGTCCAAAAGTAAAGTATCTCCTGAGCGATTCCATGTCGTTGAGATGGGATCTGATGCCAACGAAGTTCATCGGAACCCTAAAAACGTTAACATTACGCCAGAAACTATAGATAGGATATCATCTCTAATATATGCTGTGCTATTTTTGCTATTTAATGTTTATTACTGGTCGTTTTTCTTAACCGAAGCAGACAAGAAATAA